The genomic segment TGACAACTCTTTTTGTTTTTTTGTTCTAAAACCAATTTTATTCTCTTTGTTTAATAGCTTCAATTTGATTAATTCAACCATATTATCCAAATCACTATCTACTAATCTAAGTTTAAAATAGTTAACAAGCCCGTAGAAAATAATATGAATATAAGTTAAAAGACTTAAAAAAATTATAGGTAAAACAAACCAAACAGATACAGGCAATGTTTCACTAAAACCAAACAAACTAAGAGTGTATTCTCCAAACTCTAAACTATGAACAAAACCGAACAATACGATTATTAACAGTATTGTTGAAATTATATAACTTTTAAGACCCATCTTCTTTTTTCCTTTTTGAAGAGTTAATTGTGTTTTATTATACAAAAAAGTTTATAAATTACTTATGATATGGATGATTATTTATAATACTTAAAGACCTAAATATCTGTTCTGATAGTATCAAAGTAGCAATTTTATGTGCAAATGTAAGCTTACTTAGAGAAATTACACTATCACAAAGAGATAAAAACTCATTTTCAAAACCAAAAGCTCCACCAATAAAAAAGTTTATCTCATTTTTATCTTCTAAAAGCTTAGAAAAAGCAAAACTATCAACACTTTTACCCAAAACATCAAGGGCTATGTTATATCCTTTTAAATATGGCAAATAACTTTTTGTATATATCTTTTTTGATTCATTTTCTCCGATAGTTTGAGCTTTTGCTATATCTTTATTAAAGATATAAAAAATTTCAACTTTTGCATATTTACTGGACATTTTTATAAATTCTTTAATAAGTTTATCAAAATCATCACTACTAGGTTTTACTATTGAGTAAATATTAATTTTCATTTAAAATAGCACTTCCAACACAGTTAAATTTTGTATTTTTTATAACATCATCAACTTTTACTCCGCCAATAGCACAAACAGGATGTTTAGATATTTTTGCTAAATATTGCAGTTTTTCACCCAAAATATTTGAAATATCTTTTGTATTTGTTGATTTATAAGCTCCTAAACCTATCATATCAAGCTCAAAACTATTTGCTTCAAGAATTTCTAATTCATTGTGAGTTGAAAGTCCTAAAAGTTTATTTTTTAGCTTTTTTCGTAAAAGTTTTATTGCTAAATTTTTATCTTTATGTATTTTTAAAACATCTTCTTGACCTAAATGGAAACCATCTGCATAATCAATCAACTCTAGTTTATCATTTATAATAATTGGAATATTTAGATTTTGTCTAAGAAAAATAAGATTTTGTTTTTGTATTTCTAAATCTGAAACTTTATCTCTATATTGTAGAAGTTTTACATCATATTTTTTTAAAATTTCTAAAAAATTCTCAAGAGTTATATTTTTTTTTAAAAGAGTTTCGTAATCACACAAAACATAAAGATAGTTAAAAGCTTCAAGATTAAATCCCAAAGCTTTTTCTAAATTCGAAGGCATTAGCTAATTTTTTCTTGTCCAAAAATAGTTAATAAATCTGTAAGAGTTTTTTTCATCTCTCTTCTATTTACAACCATATCAATAGAACCTTTTTCTAGTAAAAATTCAGCTCTTTGGAAACCCTCAGGAAGATCAGTTCCAATAGTTTGCTTAATTACTCTTTGTCCAGCAAAACCTATTAAAGCACCTGGCTCTGCCATAATAATATCTCCTAAAAATGCAAAAGAAGCAGAAACTCCACCCATAGTAGGATCTGTTAATATAGATATATATGGAAGTTTATAGCTATCAAGTTTTTTCAAAGCTGCAGATGTTTTTGCCATTTGCATCAAAGAAAAAGTTGATTCTTGCATTCTTGCGCCTCCTGATGCTGAAACTATAATAACTGCTTGTTTTTTCTCGATTGCTCGATTAACTGCTCGTACTATTTTTTCTCCCTCAACACTACCTAAACTTCCACCCATAAATGCAAAGTCAAAAACTATAAGTTGAACACCAATTGAGTTAATTGTGCACTCACCACTAATTACACTTGATACTCTTCCAGTTTTTTCAAATCCATCTTCAACTCTTTTTTTATAAGAGAGTTTATCTACAAACTTCAAAGGGTCATTTGGTTTTAAATTTGTATCAAACTCTACAAAGCTATTTTCATCTGCAAGGATTTCTACTCTTCTTTTTGCCCCTATTCTCATATGGAATTCACATTTTGGACAAACATTATCTTGATTTTCAACCTCTTTGAAAAACATCAAAGAGCTACAACTAGGACATTTTATCCAGTGGCTTGGAGCATCTTTTTTTGTAGCTTGCTCTTTATTTTTGTTATCAAATGAAATTTTGCTAAATAGATTTTTTAAATCCACTACCTTTTCTCCTTTTTTTCTAAAGCAATATTATAGTTAAATCTAACTAAATATTTTTAAATTTATCCAATTCATCTAGTTTTTCCCATGGATAATCAGGTTGTCCAACTTGACCACGAGCAGCTACATCCGCATAAAGGAAAGTTGTAGCACTTGGTTTATCTAAGTTAAATTTTTGCGTAATCCATCTTGGAGTTAAAGGGAAATTTTCCATTACAAATGCAGATAAAACATCATCATTATGTTTTGTGTATGTTCCCATAGTATCAACAGAAACTGAAGTTGGACGTGCAACTCCAATAGCATAAGATATTTGTACAATTGCTTTTTTTGAAAGTCCTGAAGCAACTATATGTTTTGCAATCCATCTTGCTGCATAAAGTCCACTTCTATCAACTTTTGTGTAATCTTTTGAAGATTGAGCACCACCACCAATTGGTGCATATCCACCAAAACTATCAACAATTAATTTTCTTCCCGTTAATCCACTATCATGTAAAGATGAGTGATTTACATATCTTCCTGTTGGATTAATATGAATAATTGTGCTATTTTTATCATAAAGTTTACTTGGAAGTCCAGAATTATCAATTAATTCTTGAATTATAGTTCTTACTTCTTCTATTTTCATTCCTTCAACACAAGGTGCTGAAACTACAATTGTATGTATTTTTTGAGGAAGTCCATTTTCAAAATTCTCTTTTGTTACATAATCAACTGTAACTTGAGTTTTAATATCAACACCAAACTTATCATTATTTTTTAAAGCATAATTATATACTGTATCACAAAGTCTTCTAGCATAAACTATCGCTGCAGGCATAAATTCAGCTGCTTCATTTGAAGCAAATCCAAACATAATTCCTTGATCACCAGCTCCAATTTCTCCTGTTGTTTGATCAACTCCTTGAGAAATATCTGGACTTTGTTGGTTTAATAAAACTTGAACTTTTACATCATCAGGATGTAAAGCTTGCTCTTTTGTAAAAGCACTTTTACCATCGTATCCAATTTTTGCTAATGCATCTTTTACTATTTTTTCATAATCATTTTGTGATAATTTAGCATTAGATTTTACTTCACCACCAATAACAACATGTTTACCAGCAACAAATACTTCACTTGCAACTCTACTATTACTATCTTCAATAATAAGTCTATCAACTATACTATCAGCAATAATATCAGCACATTTATCAGGGTGACCAGGGCTTACAACTTCACTTGTAAACAGATATTGAGATTTTTTTTTCATTTTGTTTTCCATCCTTTGTTTTCCACAAGCTTTGCTTGCATTGTTTTCCATCTTTTGTTTTCCATTTAGTCTTTTTATAAGAATTAAAATAAAAATTTAAAGAATTCAATTTGCTTTAAAAGCAAAAAGTTTTGTATTTTAGCTAAAGATTTCTTTTATTTACTTTTTTTGTTTTAGTTGTTTTCTAAAATTTTTAAGCATAGTTCTCTCATCTTTTAGCTTTAAATTCTCCTCTTCATCTTTTTCATCTCTTATTTTTTTATCAAGTTTTAAAATCTTATCTTCTATTTTATCTCTTAATTTTTCAATCTTTCTTTTTTTAATATCTTCATTGTTTTGTATTAAAAATAGATAATTTTTTACTTTTTCAAGAATTTTTTTTAGCTTCATAATCTTCTCCTAACTCTTTTATACTTAAATCCTGAAT from the Aliarcobacter cryaerophilus ATCC 43158 genome contains:
- a CDS encoding 23S rRNA (pseudouridine(1915)-N(3))-methyltransferase RlmH, yielding MKINIYSIVKPSSDDFDKLIKEFIKMSSKYAKVEIFYIFNKDIAKAQTIGENESKKIYTKSYLPYLKGYNIALDVLGKSVDSFAFSKLLEDKNEINFFIGGAFGFENEFLSLCDSVISLSKLTFAHKIATLILSEQIFRSLSIINNHPYHK
- a CDS encoding thiamine phosphate synthase — translated: MPSNLEKALGFNLEAFNYLYVLCDYETLLKKNITLENFLEILKKYDVKLLQYRDKVSDLEIQKQNLIFLRQNLNIPIIINDKLELIDYADGFHLGQEDVLKIHKDKNLAIKLLRKKLKNKLLGLSTHNELEILEANSFELDMIGLGAYKSTNTKDISNILGEKLQYLAKISKHPVCAIGGVKVDDVIKNTKFNCVGSAILNEN
- the accD gene encoding acetyl-CoA carboxylase, carboxyltransferase subunit beta, with the translated sequence MDLKNLFSKISFDNKNKEQATKKDAPSHWIKCPSCSSLMFFKEVENQDNVCPKCEFHMRIGAKRRVEILADENSFVEFDTNLKPNDPLKFVDKLSYKKRVEDGFEKTGRVSSVISGECTINSIGVQLIVFDFAFMGGSLGSVEGEKIVRAVNRAIEKKQAVIIVSASGGARMQESTFSLMQMAKTSAALKKLDSYKLPYISILTDPTMGGVSASFAFLGDIIMAEPGALIGFAGQRVIKQTIGTDLPEGFQRAEFLLEKGSIDMVVNRREMKKTLTDLLTIFGQEKIS
- the metK gene encoding methionine adenosyltransferase; its protein translation is MKKKSQYLFTSEVVSPGHPDKCADIIADSIVDRLIIEDSNSRVASEVFVAGKHVVIGGEVKSNAKLSQNDYEKIVKDALAKIGYDGKSAFTKEQALHPDDVKVQVLLNQQSPDISQGVDQTTGEIGAGDQGIMFGFASNEAAEFMPAAIVYARRLCDTVYNYALKNNDKFGVDIKTQVTVDYVTKENFENGLPQKIHTIVVSAPCVEGMKIEEVRTIIQELIDNSGLPSKLYDKNSTIIHINPTGRYVNHSSLHDSGLTGRKLIVDSFGGYAPIGGGAQSSKDYTKVDRSGLYAARWIAKHIVASGLSKKAIVQISYAIGVARPTSVSVDTMGTYTKHNDDVLSAFVMENFPLTPRWITQKFNLDKPSATTFLYADVAARGQVGQPDYPWEKLDELDKFKNI